In Micromonospora sp. LH3U1, one genomic interval encodes:
- a CDS encoding PP2C family protein-serine/threonine phosphatase: protein MSLVSTRLLQSGRRPLSPGSRAGLGAALVLLAIVSAVEAADGRSAHYVALLAAVPFLAAALASWPVVLAVGAAATLTGAGFALVEPKMSLVTSVNVVAVAVATGLAVVVASLRQRQAEKLVELTKLASVAQQAVLRPLGPQVGTLSVAGRYISSTATAEIGGDLYEAIDTPYGVRMIIGDVRGKGLDAVRLASIVLGSYRHVAYERADLRAVVADLDRAVARNVGDEDFVTAALVEERGGTLTIVNCGHPPPLLLRRGAVISLDPPAPAPPLGFMPVVRPRVERLEPGDRLLLFTDGLGEARRDGEFFPTADRAWRLLGHGTVADGLASLEIALVEWVHGRLDDDIALVLMEYVGARNGAAAAVPSWEVGAAES, encoded by the coding sequence CTGTCCCTCGTATCCACGCGACTCCTCCAGTCGGGCCGTCGCCCGCTGAGCCCCGGATCCCGCGCCGGCCTCGGCGCGGCCCTCGTTCTGCTCGCGATCGTGTCGGCGGTGGAGGCGGCAGACGGCCGGTCGGCGCACTACGTAGCGCTGTTGGCGGCCGTACCGTTCCTGGCCGCCGCCCTGGCATCTTGGCCGGTGGTGCTGGCGGTGGGCGCCGCGGCGACCCTGACCGGGGCCGGCTTCGCCCTGGTCGAGCCGAAGATGTCGCTGGTCACCTCGGTCAACGTGGTCGCGGTCGCGGTCGCCACCGGGTTGGCGGTGGTGGTGGCGTCGCTTCGACAGCGGCAGGCGGAGAAGCTCGTCGAGCTGACCAAGCTCGCCTCGGTGGCCCAACAGGCGGTGCTGCGTCCGCTCGGCCCGCAGGTCGGCACGCTTTCGGTCGCGGGTCGCTACATCTCCTCCACCGCGACGGCCGAGATCGGCGGTGACCTGTACGAGGCGATCGACACGCCCTACGGCGTACGGATGATCATCGGTGATGTGCGCGGCAAGGGCCTGGACGCGGTCCGGCTGGCGAGCATCGTCCTCGGCTCCTACCGGCACGTGGCGTACGAGCGGGCCGACCTGCGCGCCGTCGTCGCCGACCTGGACCGCGCGGTGGCCCGCAACGTCGGCGACGAGGACTTCGTGACTGCGGCCCTGGTCGAGGAGCGCGGCGGCACGCTCACGATCGTCAACTGCGGGCATCCGCCACCGCTGCTGCTGCGCCGGGGCGCGGTGATTTCGCTGGATCCGCCGGCGCCGGCGCCTCCGCTCGGGTTCATGCCGGTGGTCCGACCCCGGGTCGAACGCCTGGAGCCCGGGGATCGGCTGCTGCTGTTCACTGACGGCCTGGGCGAGGCCCGGCGCGACGGCGAGTTCTTCCCCACGGCCGACCGGGCCTGGCGACTGCTCGGCCACGGCACGGTCGCCGACGGGCTGGCCTCGCTGGAGATCGCCCTGGTCGAGTGGGTCCATGGTCGGCTCGACGATGACATCGCCCTGGTCCTCATGGAGTACGTCGGCGCCCGTAACGGCGCGGCGGCAGCCGTCCCGAGCTGGGAGGTCGGCGCCGCCGAGAGCTGA
- a CDS encoding septal ring lytic transglycosylase RlpA family protein, whose product MVGKHSRTRIFSSPAGIVATAAVGVALAVGGTFGAVQLTSGSGQSEQAAFDFTPTTAASSPTPSSPAASPSPSASPSVSASPSATRSQQAASRAKARTAPPKPSPTAKKTTKAPSVLESGSCGASFYSDGQLTANGESFNPNELTAAHKTLPFNTKVRVTNPANGKSVVVRINDRGPFIDGRCLDLSRAAFATIASVDVGALTVRYEVLG is encoded by the coding sequence GTGGTAGGTAAGCACTCCCGTACCCGCATCTTCTCCTCCCCGGCGGGCATCGTGGCCACCGCGGCGGTCGGCGTCGCCCTCGCCGTCGGGGGCACGTTCGGTGCCGTGCAGCTGACCTCCGGCTCCGGTCAGTCAGAGCAGGCGGCTTTCGACTTCACCCCGACCACCGCCGCCAGCAGCCCCACCCCCAGCTCCCCGGCAGCCTCCCCGAGTCCCAGTGCCTCGCCGAGCGTTTCCGCCAGCCCGTCGGCCACCCGGTCGCAGCAGGCCGCCTCGCGAGCCAAGGCCCGCACCGCGCCGCCGAAGCCGAGCCCGACCGCCAAGAAGACCACGAAGGCACCGAGTGTGCTGGAGAGTGGCTCGTGCGGCGCCTCGTTCTACTCCGACGGGCAGCTCACCGCCAACGGTGAGTCGTTCAACCCGAACGAGCTGACCGCCGCGCACAAGACGCTGCCGTTCAACACCAAGGTCCGGGTGACCAACCCGGCCAACGGCAAGTCGGTCGTGGTGCGCATCAACGACCGTGGCCCGTTCATCGACGGCCGCTGCCTGGACCTCTCCCGGGCCGCGTTCGCCACCATCGCGTCGGTCGACGTGGGCGCGCTCACTGTCCGCTACGAGGTCCTCGGCTGA